The [Chlorobium] sp. 445 sequence TTGAGGCGAGGGCGCTCGAACGGCAAGATGGGTAAATCTTTATGACTATCGATATCCGTGTCGCCGTGTCCAGGAAAATGTTTGACCGTTGCAATCATTCCGCCGGCTTGAGTGCCTTTGATGAAAGCCGCTGCCATTTGATTGGTGAGCGCAACATTTTCACTAAAGGCACGTGTATTGATGATGGGGTTGCGTGGATTATTGTTCAGATCGACCGATGGTGCATAGTTTTGATGAATGCCTAAGGCACGCGCTTCTCTGGCAATAGCTTGTGCGACACGGAAAGCATATTCTGGCTTACGGGTTGCTGCAATTGCCATATTGTAGGGGAATTCTGTTGCGCGTTCAATGCGCATGGATACACCCCATTCCATGTCGGCACTAATGAGCAATGGAATTTTTGCAAGGCGCTGCAATCGATTTGCCAGCATTGCTGCTTCATAGACATCACCTTTGGAGAACATTACGCCACCGATTTTACCTGAACGCACAAGCTCTGCAAGGCGCTCAAAGTCTGCGTTATCTGCACTCATGTAAAACGAGTAAGAAAACGCACTGAACATTTGCCCAATTTTTTCTTCAAGCGTAAGCGATGCTAAAGTGGAATCGACCCATGCTGAAGTATTGGGGAACATCTCTTCGAAAGTGTTCAGCGGCAGCGGTTCATCGACCAGCGAAATCGGTATTCTTGTAGTGAGCAATTCTTTGGTGAGCGATATTTCGCTGCTTACTTGCGCCGAAAGTGATAGCGGCAAGCTTATCAGCAAACAGACCATAGCCATGAAATGCAGGGAGCGAAAACATCTCGGCGCAGTTTTTGAGCTCATCGTTATCTCTTCGGATTGATTGCGGTTTTGTGTTTCAAGCCATGCTTTCATACGCTGCACACTTGTCAAAGTTTAGCGATAGTTTTCGAACTGTAAGGGCAAATTCAGATCCAACGCCAGTAAGTGTTTTTGCACAGCTTGCAAATCATCAATCTGCTTGCCACTGACGCGTATGGCATCGCCTTGCACTTGGGCTTGCACTTTGAGTTTTAAGTCTTTTATAGCAGTCGTAATTTGCTTTGATACCTCTTTGCTGATGCCTTGCTTCAACTTGATTTTTTGGCGAACTGTGTTTTGCGATGCCGGCTCAATTTTACCATACTCTAAGGCTTTGATAGAAATACCGCGCTTGATGAGTTTGGATTGCAACACATCAATGACAGATTTCAGTGTAAATTCATTTTGCGACTCTAATGTCAGTTCCATCTCCTTTTCATTGAAGAGAATTTGCGATTTTGAGTCTTTGAGGTCATAGCGCTGTTGCAGTTCTTTGCGCGCTTGATTGAGCGCATTGTCGAGTTCCTGCATTGGAATTTTGGAGACGATGTCAAAAGAGTGTTCGCTTGCCATTGCCAAGACAAGTTGTTGATTACTTTTTCATTTGAGTTTGCATCGCTTTGGTAGCCTGCTGACGTGATGTTGAGTTTGCTCTCCAAGTGATGCTATTTTCAAATGTTTAGCTTGGAATATAAGTTTGCGCAATTTGCAAAAAACTTTCTTGCTATGTAGCCGAGAGATGAACGCAACACAACTTGGCATTTTAGCTTATATCGTGCTTCAACTTGGCCTTGGCTTTTTGCTCTCTCGGCGCATTCACACTGAAGCAGATTATTTGCTGGCTGGACGCCGCTTAGGCTTAAGCATTTCAGTGCTCACACTCTTTTCCACATGGTTTGGCGCAGAAGCCTGTCTTGGTGCTGCTGGCGTGATTTATCAAGAAGGGCTTTCGGGTAGTGTTGCAGATCCATTTGCTTATGGCATCTGCCTTTTGCTGATGGGACTGTTCTTTGCCGTGCCGCTTTGGAAAAGAAACTTGACCACACTGGCTGATTTTTTTCGGCAGCGTTATGCTCCTTCAGTTGCACAGCTTGCTGCAGTCTTGATGATTCCCTCGTCACTTTTGTGGGCAGCCTCGCAGATGCGTGCGTTCGGACAAGTGCTCTCTGCCTCTTCCCATCTTGACATTTCAGTTGCAATTACACTCTCTGCTGCCGTTGTGGTGATCTATACCATCTCAGGTGGATTGTGGGCTGATGCGATTACTGATGTCGTGCAAGGCTTGATGCTAATTGTTGGCTTGACAAGCCTTTTTGTCGTGGTGCTGATGCAAACGACACCTGAGCATCTTTCCATCGCCTTTACAGCTGAGCGATTAAATCTCTTTCAGAGTGGCTCAATTTTGCAGCAACTTGAAGCATGGCTTGTGCCCATTTGCGGCTCGGTCGTGGCGCAGGAGCTTGTGGCACGTGCCCTTGCTGCAAAGTCAGCGCATGTGGCAAGCCGCTCAGCCTTGATTGCAAGTGCGTTATACATGCTCTTTGGCACCATCCCTGTGCTCCTCGGCCTGCTTGGCATTGCACTTCTTCCAAATCTGAGCGATGCAGAAAAACTTTTACCGATTGCTGCACACACCTACTTGCCTCCAGTTTTGTATGTGCTTTTTATCGGTGCGCTCTTTTCTGCCATTCTCTCGACCGTCGATAGCACACTCCTTGCTGCAAGCGCTCTTTTAGCGCACAATGTCATTTTGCCGATGCGTCCTGATATGAGCGAGACTGCCAAGGTACGCATCAACGCTTAGGGGTTGGACTTTTTGGAATTGCTGCATATTGCTTAGCG is a genomic window containing:
- a CDS encoding sodium:solute symporter yields the protein MNATQLGILAYIVLQLGLGFLLSRRIHTEADYLLAGRRLGLSISVLTLFSTWFGAEACLGAAGVIYQEGLSGSVADPFAYGICLLLMGLFFAVPLWKRNLTTLADFFRQRYAPSVAQLAAVLMIPSSLLWAASQMRAFGQVLSASSHLDISVAITLSAAVVVIYTISGGLWADAITDVVQGLMLIVGLTSLFVVVLMQTTPEHLSIAFTAERLNLFQSGSILQQLEAWLVPICGSVVAQELVARALAAKSAHVASRSALIASALYMLFGTIPVLLGLLGIALLPNLSDAEKLLPIAAHTYLPPVLYVLFIGALFSAILSTVDSTLLAASALLAHNVILPMRPDMSETAKVRINA
- a CDS encoding YajQ family cyclic di-GMP-binding protein, translated to MASEHSFDIVSKIPMQELDNALNQARKELQQRYDLKDSKSQILFNEKEMELTLESQNEFTLKSVIDVLQSKLIKRGISIKALEYGKIEPASQNTVRQKIKLKQGISKEVSKQITTAIKDLKLKVQAQVQGDAIRVSGKQIDDLQAVQKHLLALDLNLPLQFENYR